The proteins below are encoded in one region of Oncorhynchus kisutch isolate 150728-3 linkage group LG14, Okis_V2, whole genome shotgun sequence:
- the LOC109903770 gene encoding T-cell differentiation antigen CD6 isoform X4, with translation MNLVKLILILQTLQSCQAYKDDSSQTGKNASQSELNKYQTEPYITQQSNACSWSPRILRDEIWTSVTFTAESRDQVAHQICMELGCGGVYSLNETSAPPNSTCLTNCTYHEYRLRNCSHVVRINCTMVSDVVCEHQAVRLAGGEHRCAGRVELWREGKQWGTVCDDEWDLRDADVVCAQLGCGYALSVTGQGGAFPQGKDPIYLDELKCTGKEENLWQCPASDESHDCGHKEDAGVVCSELKAVRLTGGVDRCSGKVEIHRNGSWGTVCDTCWGKEEASMVCSMLGCGEPVHFLAFIPPFTHNDSTLWYYQCFPNHTDLWQCKEYANKTILCADSKAAGLICSGSHGRYLPVTTEATTTVLSRRPGPVTTVSVSNDGFPFSMSLELLGCISLSFLLLMALVTNALLCCHYRRRDALLVQHRHANLQTSTEHDNDYRDSVNLIKVTTSSPTENDVPSNPRYQWTQSSVDSTSVDTDYEQCDLSTEAAVHMTTFQNSIRYKQDTRNPFMRVTALDSLSEEVDSFDSSSTSSEECYENTGKDVENLVTSEGIDPWQPPVTHNANNHLIPSRNPDQTHSHDQGVADGNSGDYEEEGHLNSPDPNQSSSEGDYDDIANYLDSNLEQGY, from the exons ATGAATTTGGTGAAACTCATTTTAATCCTCCAAACGCTTCAATCTTGTCAAG CATATAAAGATGACTCCTCTCAAACTGGAAAAAATGCATCACAATCAGAGCTTAATAAGTATCAAA CTGAGCCCTATATAACTCAACAATCCAATGCATGCTCCTggagtcccaggatccttagagATGAGATATGGACTTCAGTCACATTCACTGCAGAGTCCAGAGACCAAGTAGCCCATCAGATCTGTATGGAACTTGGCTGTGGTGGAGTCTACAGTCTTAATGAGACCAGCGCACCACCCAACAGTACCTGCCTCACAAACTGCACCTACCATGAATATCGTCTTCGGAACTGTTCCCATGTTGTGAGGATTAATTGCACAATGGTGTCCGATGTCGTTTGTG AGCATCAGGCTGTGAGGCTGGCTGGTGGCGAGCACCGCTGTGCTGGACGTGTAGAgctgtggagagaggggaagcagTGGGGCACGGTGTGTGACGATGAGTGGGACTTGAGGGACGCTGATGTGGTATGTGCCCAGCTTGGCTGTGGGTATGCTTTGAGTGTGACAGGGCAGGGTGGTGCCTTCCCTCAGGGCAAGGATCCCATCTACCTGGATGAACTGAAATGTACTGGCAAAGAGGAAAACCTGTGGCAGTGCCCAGCGTCAGATGAAAGCCATGACTGTGGGCACAAGGAGGATGCTGGGGTGGTATGCTCAG AGCTGAAGGCAGTGAGGCTGACCGGAGGTGTGGACCGCTGTTCTGGTAAAGTGGAGATCCACCGTAATGGATCATGGGGGACAGTGTGTGATACCTGCTGGGGGAAGGAGGAAGCCTCAATGGTGTGTTCCATGTTGGGCTGTGGGGAGCCAGTTCATTTTCTAGCTTTCATACCCCCTTTCACTCACAATGATAGTACCCTGTGGTACTACCAATGCTTTCCAAATCACACAGACCTTTGGCAGTGTAAGGAGTATGCCAACAAGACAATATTGTGCGCTGACTCTAAAGCGGCTGGACTTATTTGTAGTG GATCACATGGACGATATCTTCCAGTTACAACAGAAGCAACTACAACAGTATTAAGCAGGAGGCCAG GCCCAGTGACTACAGTCAGTGTTTCAAATGATGGCTTCCCATTCTCCATGTCCCTAGAGCTGCTGGGGTGCatctccctttccttccttttGCTCATGGCTCTGGTCACAAACGCTCTGCTTTGCTGCCACTACAGGAGGAGAGATG CTCTCTTAGTCCAGCACCGACATGCTAACCTGCAAACGTCAACTGAGCATGACAACGACTACCGGGACTCTGTGAATCTCATCAAGGTCACAACCAGCAGCCCAACAGAAAATGATG TCCCATCAAATCCCAGATATCAGTGGACCCAGAGTAGTGTGGACAGCACCTCAGTGGATACAGACTATGAGCAGTGTGATCTAAGCACCGAGGCAGCTGTGCATATGACCACCTTTCAGA ATTCTATACGGTACAAACAAGATACCAGGAACCCTTTTATGAGGGTTACAGCTCTGGACAGTCTATCTGAGGAAG TGGACTCCTTTGATTCTTCCAGCACCTCCTCCGAGGAATGCTATGAAAACACAGGCAAAGATGTAGAGAATCTAGTGACATCAG AAGGAATAGATCCATGGCAACCTCCAGTTACCCACAATGCAAATAACCACCTGATACCTTCAAGGAACCCTGATCAAACCCATTCACATGACCAGG gagtggctgatgggaaCAGTGGTGATTATGAGGAGGAGGGCCACCTGAACTCTCCTGACCCCAACCAATCCTCCTCAGAGGGTGACTATGATGACATCGCTAACTACCTGGACTCAAACCTAGAGCAAGGCTACTGA
- the LOC109903770 gene encoding T-cell differentiation antigen CD6 isoform X6, which produces MNLVKLILILQTLQSCQAEPYITQQSNACSWSPRILRDEIWTSVTFTAESRDQVAHQICMELGCGGVYSLNETSAPPNSTCLTNCTYHEYRLRNCSHVVRINCTMVSDVVCEHQAVRLAGGEHRCAGRVELWREGKQWGTVCDDEWDLRDADVVCAQLGCGYALSVTGQGGAFPQGKDPIYLDELKCTGKEENLWQCPASDESHDCGHKEDAGVVCSELKAVRLTGGVDRCSGKVEIHRNGSWGTVCDTCWGKEEASMVCSMLGCGEPVHFLAFIPPFTHNDSTLWYYQCFPNHTDLWQCKEYANKTILCADSKAAGLICSGSHGRYLPVTTEATTTVLSRRPGPVTTVSVSNDGFPFSMSLELLGCISLSFLLLMALVTNALLCCHYRRRDALLVQHRHANLQTSTEHDNDYRDSVNLIKVTTSSPTENDVPSNPRYQWTQSSVDSTSVDTDYEQCDLSTEAAVHMTTFQNSIRYKQDTRNPFMRVTALDSLSEEVDSFDSSSTSSEECYENTGKDVENLVTSEGIDPWQPPVTHNANNHLIPSRNPDQTHSHDQGVADGNSGDYEEEGHLNSPDPNQSSSEGDYDDIANYLDSNLEQGY; this is translated from the exons ATGAATTTGGTGAAACTCATTTTAATCCTCCAAACGCTTCAATCTTGTCAAG CTGAGCCCTATATAACTCAACAATCCAATGCATGCTCCTggagtcccaggatccttagagATGAGATATGGACTTCAGTCACATTCACTGCAGAGTCCAGAGACCAAGTAGCCCATCAGATCTGTATGGAACTTGGCTGTGGTGGAGTCTACAGTCTTAATGAGACCAGCGCACCACCCAACAGTACCTGCCTCACAAACTGCACCTACCATGAATATCGTCTTCGGAACTGTTCCCATGTTGTGAGGATTAATTGCACAATGGTGTCCGATGTCGTTTGTG AGCATCAGGCTGTGAGGCTGGCTGGTGGCGAGCACCGCTGTGCTGGACGTGTAGAgctgtggagagaggggaagcagTGGGGCACGGTGTGTGACGATGAGTGGGACTTGAGGGACGCTGATGTGGTATGTGCCCAGCTTGGCTGTGGGTATGCTTTGAGTGTGACAGGGCAGGGTGGTGCCTTCCCTCAGGGCAAGGATCCCATCTACCTGGATGAACTGAAATGTACTGGCAAAGAGGAAAACCTGTGGCAGTGCCCAGCGTCAGATGAAAGCCATGACTGTGGGCACAAGGAGGATGCTGGGGTGGTATGCTCAG AGCTGAAGGCAGTGAGGCTGACCGGAGGTGTGGACCGCTGTTCTGGTAAAGTGGAGATCCACCGTAATGGATCATGGGGGACAGTGTGTGATACCTGCTGGGGGAAGGAGGAAGCCTCAATGGTGTGTTCCATGTTGGGCTGTGGGGAGCCAGTTCATTTTCTAGCTTTCATACCCCCTTTCACTCACAATGATAGTACCCTGTGGTACTACCAATGCTTTCCAAATCACACAGACCTTTGGCAGTGTAAGGAGTATGCCAACAAGACAATATTGTGCGCTGACTCTAAAGCGGCTGGACTTATTTGTAGTG GATCACATGGACGATATCTTCCAGTTACAACAGAAGCAACTACAACAGTATTAAGCAGGAGGCCAG GCCCAGTGACTACAGTCAGTGTTTCAAATGATGGCTTCCCATTCTCCATGTCCCTAGAGCTGCTGGGGTGCatctccctttccttccttttGCTCATGGCTCTGGTCACAAACGCTCTGCTTTGCTGCCACTACAGGAGGAGAGATG CTCTCTTAGTCCAGCACCGACATGCTAACCTGCAAACGTCAACTGAGCATGACAACGACTACCGGGACTCTGTGAATCTCATCAAGGTCACAACCAGCAGCCCAACAGAAAATGATG TCCCATCAAATCCCAGATATCAGTGGACCCAGAGTAGTGTGGACAGCACCTCAGTGGATACAGACTATGAGCAGTGTGATCTAAGCACCGAGGCAGCTGTGCATATGACCACCTTTCAGA ATTCTATACGGTACAAACAAGATACCAGGAACCCTTTTATGAGGGTTACAGCTCTGGACAGTCTATCTGAGGAAG TGGACTCCTTTGATTCTTCCAGCACCTCCTCCGAGGAATGCTATGAAAACACAGGCAAAGATGTAGAGAATCTAGTGACATCAG AAGGAATAGATCCATGGCAACCTCCAGTTACCCACAATGCAAATAACCACCTGATACCTTCAAGGAACCCTGATCAAACCCATTCACATGACCAGG gagtggctgatgggaaCAGTGGTGATTATGAGGAGGAGGGCCACCTGAACTCTCCTGACCCCAACCAATCCTCCTCAGAGGGTGACTATGATGACATCGCTAACTACCTGGACTCAAACCTAGAGCAAGGCTACTGA
- the LOC109903770 gene encoding T-cell differentiation antigen CD6 isoform X5, with translation MNLVKLILILQTLQSCQAYKDDSSQTGKNASQSELNKYQTEPYITQQSNACSWSPRILRDEIWTSVTFTAESRDQVAHQICMELGCGGVYSLNETSAPPNSTCLTNCTYHEYRLRNCSHVVRINCTMVSDVVCEHQAVRLAGGEHRCAGRVELWREGKQWGTVCDDEWDLRDADVVCAQLGCGYALSVTGQGGAFPQGKDPIYLDELKCTGKEENLWQCPASDESHDCGHKEDAGVVCSELKAVRLTGGVDRCSGKVEIHRNGSWGTVCDTCWGKEEASMVCSMLGCGEPVHFLAFIPPFTHNDSTLWYYQCFPNHTDLWQCKEYANKTILCADSKAAGLICSGSHGRYLPVTTEATTTVLSRRPGPVTTVSVSNDGFPFSMSLELLGCISLSFLLLMALVTNALLCCHYRRRDALLVQHRHANLQTSTEHDNDYRDSVNLIKVTTSSPTENDVPSNPRYQWTQSSVDSTSVDTDYEQCDLSTEAAVHMTTFQNSIRYKQDTRNPFMRVTALDSLSEEVDSFDSSSTSSEECYENTGKDVENLVTSGIDPWQPPVTHNANNHLIPSRNPDQTHSHDQGVADGNSGDYEEEGHLNSPDPNQSSSEGDYDDIANYLDSNLEQGY, from the exons ATGAATTTGGTGAAACTCATTTTAATCCTCCAAACGCTTCAATCTTGTCAAG CATATAAAGATGACTCCTCTCAAACTGGAAAAAATGCATCACAATCAGAGCTTAATAAGTATCAAA CTGAGCCCTATATAACTCAACAATCCAATGCATGCTCCTggagtcccaggatccttagagATGAGATATGGACTTCAGTCACATTCACTGCAGAGTCCAGAGACCAAGTAGCCCATCAGATCTGTATGGAACTTGGCTGTGGTGGAGTCTACAGTCTTAATGAGACCAGCGCACCACCCAACAGTACCTGCCTCACAAACTGCACCTACCATGAATATCGTCTTCGGAACTGTTCCCATGTTGTGAGGATTAATTGCACAATGGTGTCCGATGTCGTTTGTG AGCATCAGGCTGTGAGGCTGGCTGGTGGCGAGCACCGCTGTGCTGGACGTGTAGAgctgtggagagaggggaagcagTGGGGCACGGTGTGTGACGATGAGTGGGACTTGAGGGACGCTGATGTGGTATGTGCCCAGCTTGGCTGTGGGTATGCTTTGAGTGTGACAGGGCAGGGTGGTGCCTTCCCTCAGGGCAAGGATCCCATCTACCTGGATGAACTGAAATGTACTGGCAAAGAGGAAAACCTGTGGCAGTGCCCAGCGTCAGATGAAAGCCATGACTGTGGGCACAAGGAGGATGCTGGGGTGGTATGCTCAG AGCTGAAGGCAGTGAGGCTGACCGGAGGTGTGGACCGCTGTTCTGGTAAAGTGGAGATCCACCGTAATGGATCATGGGGGACAGTGTGTGATACCTGCTGGGGGAAGGAGGAAGCCTCAATGGTGTGTTCCATGTTGGGCTGTGGGGAGCCAGTTCATTTTCTAGCTTTCATACCCCCTTTCACTCACAATGATAGTACCCTGTGGTACTACCAATGCTTTCCAAATCACACAGACCTTTGGCAGTGTAAGGAGTATGCCAACAAGACAATATTGTGCGCTGACTCTAAAGCGGCTGGACTTATTTGTAGTG GATCACATGGACGATATCTTCCAGTTACAACAGAAGCAACTACAACAGTATTAAGCAGGAGGCCAG GCCCAGTGACTACAGTCAGTGTTTCAAATGATGGCTTCCCATTCTCCATGTCCCTAGAGCTGCTGGGGTGCatctccctttccttccttttGCTCATGGCTCTGGTCACAAACGCTCTGCTTTGCTGCCACTACAGGAGGAGAGATG CTCTCTTAGTCCAGCACCGACATGCTAACCTGCAAACGTCAACTGAGCATGACAACGACTACCGGGACTCTGTGAATCTCATCAAGGTCACAACCAGCAGCCCAACAGAAAATGATG TCCCATCAAATCCCAGATATCAGTGGACCCAGAGTAGTGTGGACAGCACCTCAGTGGATACAGACTATGAGCAGTGTGATCTAAGCACCGAGGCAGCTGTGCATATGACCACCTTTCAGA ATTCTATACGGTACAAACAAGATACCAGGAACCCTTTTATGAGGGTTACAGCTCTGGACAGTCTATCTGAGGAAG TGGACTCCTTTGATTCTTCCAGCACCTCCTCCGAGGAATGCTATGAAAACACAGGCAAAGATGTAGAGAATCTAGTGACATCAG GAATAGATCCATGGCAACCTCCAGTTACCCACAATGCAAATAACCACCTGATACCTTCAAGGAACCCTGATCAAACCCATTCACATGACCAGG gagtggctgatgggaaCAGTGGTGATTATGAGGAGGAGGGCCACCTGAACTCTCCTGACCCCAACCAATCCTCCTCAGAGGGTGACTATGATGACATCGCTAACTACCTGGACTCAAACCTAGAGCAAGGCTACTGA
- the LOC109903770 gene encoding T-cell differentiation antigen CD6 isoform X2 yields the protein MNLVKLILILQTLQSCQAYKDDSSQTGKNASQSELNKYQTEPYITQQSNACSWSPRILRDEIWTSVTFTAESRDQVAHQICMELGCGGVYSLNETSAPPNSTCLTNCTYHEYRLRNCSHVVRINCTMVSDVVCEHQAVRLAGGEHRCAGRVELWREGKQWGTVCDDEWDLRDADVVCAQLGCGYALSVTGQGGAFPQGKDPIYLDELKCTGKEENLWQCPASDESHDCGHKEDAGVVCSELKAVRLTGGVDRCSGKVEIHRNGSWGTVCDTCWGKEEASMVCSMLGCGEPVHFLAFIPPFTHNDSTLWYYQCFPNHTDLWQCKEYANKTILCADSKAAGLICSGSHGRYLPVTTEATTTVLSRRPGPVTTVSVSNDGFPFSMSLELLGCISLSFLLLMALVTNALLCCHYRRRDALLVQHRHANLQTSTEHDNDYRDSVNLIKVTTSSPTENDVPSNPRYQWTQSSVDSTSVDTDYEQCDLSTEAAVHMTTFQNSIRYKQDTRNPFMRVTALDSLSEEAHAGDNHTVFIGGIVDQDPGCNIGPPSVDSFDSSSTSSEECYENTGKDVENLVTSGIDPWQPPVTHNANNHLIPSRNPDQTHSHDQGVADGNSGDYEEEGHLNSPDPNQSSSEGDYDDIANYLDSNLEQGY from the exons ATGAATTTGGTGAAACTCATTTTAATCCTCCAAACGCTTCAATCTTGTCAAG CATATAAAGATGACTCCTCTCAAACTGGAAAAAATGCATCACAATCAGAGCTTAATAAGTATCAAA CTGAGCCCTATATAACTCAACAATCCAATGCATGCTCCTggagtcccaggatccttagagATGAGATATGGACTTCAGTCACATTCACTGCAGAGTCCAGAGACCAAGTAGCCCATCAGATCTGTATGGAACTTGGCTGTGGTGGAGTCTACAGTCTTAATGAGACCAGCGCACCACCCAACAGTACCTGCCTCACAAACTGCACCTACCATGAATATCGTCTTCGGAACTGTTCCCATGTTGTGAGGATTAATTGCACAATGGTGTCCGATGTCGTTTGTG AGCATCAGGCTGTGAGGCTGGCTGGTGGCGAGCACCGCTGTGCTGGACGTGTAGAgctgtggagagaggggaagcagTGGGGCACGGTGTGTGACGATGAGTGGGACTTGAGGGACGCTGATGTGGTATGTGCCCAGCTTGGCTGTGGGTATGCTTTGAGTGTGACAGGGCAGGGTGGTGCCTTCCCTCAGGGCAAGGATCCCATCTACCTGGATGAACTGAAATGTACTGGCAAAGAGGAAAACCTGTGGCAGTGCCCAGCGTCAGATGAAAGCCATGACTGTGGGCACAAGGAGGATGCTGGGGTGGTATGCTCAG AGCTGAAGGCAGTGAGGCTGACCGGAGGTGTGGACCGCTGTTCTGGTAAAGTGGAGATCCACCGTAATGGATCATGGGGGACAGTGTGTGATACCTGCTGGGGGAAGGAGGAAGCCTCAATGGTGTGTTCCATGTTGGGCTGTGGGGAGCCAGTTCATTTTCTAGCTTTCATACCCCCTTTCACTCACAATGATAGTACCCTGTGGTACTACCAATGCTTTCCAAATCACACAGACCTTTGGCAGTGTAAGGAGTATGCCAACAAGACAATATTGTGCGCTGACTCTAAAGCGGCTGGACTTATTTGTAGTG GATCACATGGACGATATCTTCCAGTTACAACAGAAGCAACTACAACAGTATTAAGCAGGAGGCCAG GCCCAGTGACTACAGTCAGTGTTTCAAATGATGGCTTCCCATTCTCCATGTCCCTAGAGCTGCTGGGGTGCatctccctttccttccttttGCTCATGGCTCTGGTCACAAACGCTCTGCTTTGCTGCCACTACAGGAGGAGAGATG CTCTCTTAGTCCAGCACCGACATGCTAACCTGCAAACGTCAACTGAGCATGACAACGACTACCGGGACTCTGTGAATCTCATCAAGGTCACAACCAGCAGCCCAACAGAAAATGATG TCCCATCAAATCCCAGATATCAGTGGACCCAGAGTAGTGTGGACAGCACCTCAGTGGATACAGACTATGAGCAGTGTGATCTAAGCACCGAGGCAGCTGTGCATATGACCACCTTTCAGA ATTCTATACGGTACAAACAAGATACCAGGAACCCTTTTATGAGGGTTACAGCTCTGGACAGTCTATCTGAGGAAG CACATGCAGGAGACAACCATACCGTTTTCATAGGAGGCATTGTTGACCAAGATCCAGGATGCAATATAGGgcccccaagtg TGGACTCCTTTGATTCTTCCAGCACCTCCTCCGAGGAATGCTATGAAAACACAGGCAAAGATGTAGAGAATCTAGTGACATCAG GAATAGATCCATGGCAACCTCCAGTTACCCACAATGCAAATAACCACCTGATACCTTCAAGGAACCCTGATCAAACCCATTCACATGACCAGG gagtggctgatgggaaCAGTGGTGATTATGAGGAGGAGGGCCACCTGAACTCTCCTGACCCCAACCAATCCTCCTCAGAGGGTGACTATGATGACATCGCTAACTACCTGGACTCAAACCTAGAGCAAGGCTACTGA
- the LOC109903770 gene encoding T-cell differentiation antigen CD6 isoform X1, which translates to MNLVKLILILQTLQSCQAYKDDSSQTGKNASQSELNKYQTEPYITQQSNACSWSPRILRDEIWTSVTFTAESRDQVAHQICMELGCGGVYSLNETSAPPNSTCLTNCTYHEYRLRNCSHVVRINCTMVSDVVCEHQAVRLAGGEHRCAGRVELWREGKQWGTVCDDEWDLRDADVVCAQLGCGYALSVTGQGGAFPQGKDPIYLDELKCTGKEENLWQCPASDESHDCGHKEDAGVVCSELKAVRLTGGVDRCSGKVEIHRNGSWGTVCDTCWGKEEASMVCSMLGCGEPVHFLAFIPPFTHNDSTLWYYQCFPNHTDLWQCKEYANKTILCADSKAAGLICSGSHGRYLPVTTEATTTVLSRRPGPVTTVSVSNDGFPFSMSLELLGCISLSFLLLMALVTNALLCCHYRRRDALLVQHRHANLQTSTEHDNDYRDSVNLIKVTTSSPTENDVPSNPRYQWTQSSVDSTSVDTDYEQCDLSTEAAVHMTTFQNSIRYKQDTRNPFMRVTALDSLSEEAHAGDNHTVFIGGIVDQDPGCNIGPPSVDSFDSSSTSSEECYENTGKDVENLVTSEGIDPWQPPVTHNANNHLIPSRNPDQTHSHDQGVADGNSGDYEEEGHLNSPDPNQSSSEGDYDDIANYLDSNLEQGY; encoded by the exons ATGAATTTGGTGAAACTCATTTTAATCCTCCAAACGCTTCAATCTTGTCAAG CATATAAAGATGACTCCTCTCAAACTGGAAAAAATGCATCACAATCAGAGCTTAATAAGTATCAAA CTGAGCCCTATATAACTCAACAATCCAATGCATGCTCCTggagtcccaggatccttagagATGAGATATGGACTTCAGTCACATTCACTGCAGAGTCCAGAGACCAAGTAGCCCATCAGATCTGTATGGAACTTGGCTGTGGTGGAGTCTACAGTCTTAATGAGACCAGCGCACCACCCAACAGTACCTGCCTCACAAACTGCACCTACCATGAATATCGTCTTCGGAACTGTTCCCATGTTGTGAGGATTAATTGCACAATGGTGTCCGATGTCGTTTGTG AGCATCAGGCTGTGAGGCTGGCTGGTGGCGAGCACCGCTGTGCTGGACGTGTAGAgctgtggagagaggggaagcagTGGGGCACGGTGTGTGACGATGAGTGGGACTTGAGGGACGCTGATGTGGTATGTGCCCAGCTTGGCTGTGGGTATGCTTTGAGTGTGACAGGGCAGGGTGGTGCCTTCCCTCAGGGCAAGGATCCCATCTACCTGGATGAACTGAAATGTACTGGCAAAGAGGAAAACCTGTGGCAGTGCCCAGCGTCAGATGAAAGCCATGACTGTGGGCACAAGGAGGATGCTGGGGTGGTATGCTCAG AGCTGAAGGCAGTGAGGCTGACCGGAGGTGTGGACCGCTGTTCTGGTAAAGTGGAGATCCACCGTAATGGATCATGGGGGACAGTGTGTGATACCTGCTGGGGGAAGGAGGAAGCCTCAATGGTGTGTTCCATGTTGGGCTGTGGGGAGCCAGTTCATTTTCTAGCTTTCATACCCCCTTTCACTCACAATGATAGTACCCTGTGGTACTACCAATGCTTTCCAAATCACACAGACCTTTGGCAGTGTAAGGAGTATGCCAACAAGACAATATTGTGCGCTGACTCTAAAGCGGCTGGACTTATTTGTAGTG GATCACATGGACGATATCTTCCAGTTACAACAGAAGCAACTACAACAGTATTAAGCAGGAGGCCAG GCCCAGTGACTACAGTCAGTGTTTCAAATGATGGCTTCCCATTCTCCATGTCCCTAGAGCTGCTGGGGTGCatctccctttccttccttttGCTCATGGCTCTGGTCACAAACGCTCTGCTTTGCTGCCACTACAGGAGGAGAGATG CTCTCTTAGTCCAGCACCGACATGCTAACCTGCAAACGTCAACTGAGCATGACAACGACTACCGGGACTCTGTGAATCTCATCAAGGTCACAACCAGCAGCCCAACAGAAAATGATG TCCCATCAAATCCCAGATATCAGTGGACCCAGAGTAGTGTGGACAGCACCTCAGTGGATACAGACTATGAGCAGTGTGATCTAAGCACCGAGGCAGCTGTGCATATGACCACCTTTCAGA ATTCTATACGGTACAAACAAGATACCAGGAACCCTTTTATGAGGGTTACAGCTCTGGACAGTCTATCTGAGGAAG CACATGCAGGAGACAACCATACCGTTTTCATAGGAGGCATTGTTGACCAAGATCCAGGATGCAATATAGGgcccccaagtg TGGACTCCTTTGATTCTTCCAGCACCTCCTCCGAGGAATGCTATGAAAACACAGGCAAAGATGTAGAGAATCTAGTGACATCAG AAGGAATAGATCCATGGCAACCTCCAGTTACCCACAATGCAAATAACCACCTGATACCTTCAAGGAACCCTGATCAAACCCATTCACATGACCAGG gagtggctgatgggaaCAGTGGTGATTATGAGGAGGAGGGCCACCTGAACTCTCCTGACCCCAACCAATCCTCCTCAGAGGGTGACTATGATGACATCGCTAACTACCTGGACTCAAACCTAGAGCAAGGCTACTGA